ACAGGTCATTGCAAAAATGTGTGTTGTGATGGTGAGCGGCCTCCGAGTAACGGAGGGAGTGCTGCTCTTTGCTCAAGAGAGTTTGCTCTTGTGCCAAGGATTTACTTTAAGTGTGTCTGGAGACGTTTGCTGTAGGAAGCACCACCCTAGCAGGTATGTGTTGGTTTATGGGTTTGTTCTTGCACAGTAACTAAGACACATTGAgttgtttttgtcttattttgccATGCAATTCTTTCTCCAGTGTGCGGAATTCCTTCATCTCCAGCATGCTGAGTCAGGAATCGACACCATGCTGCAGGCGCTGGCTCCACAAGGATATCAAGGAGGCCAGATTCATGCGGTTCTTGCTTGAGGTTCAACTTACATTCATTACAAAACGAAATGCACACAttcttcatgtttttgtttcatttttcaaaacctGACCATGATACATACTTCAAAGTCTAGTTGACACAAATGGTAAATTGTTGACAGACATGTTAGCCTTGAAATCCCCGTATTACGTATCCATGTACAATTGGATTAAATCTGTTTTTTATGCCTGTCGAAGAgtgccaaaaatgaaaaatagaaatCCATTTGAGAGTGTAAAAATATCTTGTCATTTTACACAAAACAAAGGTACAGACAAATTGTTGGTTACCCAttcatacaatgtatttttttgtgtattcattTCGATACGCTAAGAAAAAAACCGGTTTTATGTTTACAGGGACAGATTTAATGAGATATTTAATGAAAAATCAACAGCGATAGTTTGGCATTGTTAGGAAATGTGGTATACAGAcaagtaaaaaattaaaacagccGTAATTAtactttatttgttgttgtaattcaGGAAATtcgatgccttttttttttagaaggtgGCAATGTTACAGTAAGATAAAACACTGTTGTCTTTCTTAGGACAATGCCATTGAGGTCTTGACAAAAAATGGCCACTCAGTCTTCTTAGTTTTCCCAAATAAAGATCATGTCTCCGCGTATAACAGGTAAAAACACTCATCTGaataatacatgtaaaaaaatattgacaataaTGTTTACCTTGATCTGAAATATGATTTGCAGGTTGTGCAAAGTGGTGCTATCATTAAAAGGCAGGGGTGTTGCTGACGTCATCGCTAATGCCAGGTAGTCAATAAATAGCAATTCATTGATACAGCAAATGTTTTCATTGTTGCTCTATTCACAACCTTAAATGTTGGATACATGAAAACGTATCAAATACTGCTTTCAAACGACTGATAGCATTCTATCTTCTTAAGTCTCCACATATCCTGATTGGCTGCGGCCACTGAGTTGGGTGTAATCAGTCCCGAATAAGACCTTTTTCTTTCAAACGTCTCAATCACACATTCTTTCAATTGCCCTCCTCCTGGGTCTTTACACATTTTTCGGCAGGTACGACATAACCTTTCCTTATGGATGAGGTACACACCATCCTCGTCTTCCATATCAATGAGTTGCAATGGGTTTCGTTTGACGTTGACCCTAGCCAGATCGCAGAGATCTATCACAAAGTCTGGAAGGCTGGTGAAGAGGTTATCAAACAAGCCTAACTCTTGCAGGCTTTCTCCAGGAACCATTGTGGGAAGCAGAGATTCCAATTTGTTCAACCCTAGATTTAGAGTGGTCAGGTTGGTAAGGGATGCCAGCGAGGTGGGCAAACCCGACGAGGTGAGACGATTGTTAGAGAGGTTGAGATATGTCAGGCCCGCCAGTTTACCGATGGACTCAGGCACTGACTCCAGGTTATTGCTGTGTAAATCCAGCCACCTGAGCGATGGCAGCTTTCCAATGTTGTCAGGGATTTTATCTATCTGGTTGCGGCTGAGATCCAACTCATCCATGTTTGTCAGTTTGAAGATACACTGCGGGAAGATAGTTATGCCCATGTTGCTAAGCGTGAGTCGTCGCAAACCGTTGGGTTTCATCCGGATGGCCTTCTTGGCTTCCTGGAGTGACACCTTTGTCCCTGTGTTGCCTTTCTTTTTAGTCATTGTGCTGCAACACCAGGAATAATCATGTCATTTGTATTTCTCATTTTCTGCCTTACATCGTCATTTGCGGTATCGGTAAATACATTCACAGGGTGTCTTTATGTGTATACTTGTGCGAGGCCAATGTGATTTATTCTCACTAAAAAAGGTTCATGTACAGCCAGAGGCAATGGGAAAAGCATTCTCTCTGAGGAATTAAGAGCTTGTGCGATTGTGTGAGTACGCATGGCTGTGTTATGTTTGAACTAGTGTGTGTTCACCCGGTGTTGCCCATGGGGGTATTTAAGAGCACGACTCTCTAATTAAGGCTAATGCTGGGGAACAATAGCAGAGAGGCGACACTGGGTAATGTagcaaaaacaaatgagtgCTGATACTCCATCACCTGGTGTGTTGTTTGgccaggagagaaaaaaaaagtgtgtttatttGGTGTGCTTAGGGCATGCAAGTGTAATGGCATACATGACTTCATTGCACAAAAAGTGGATGTACATGAGTTAAGAGTCAAATCAGGACTTTGATAAATGATAGTTATAGGGTGTATGGAGTGTGATGAAGGCTTGCCCctcataccccccccccccaatctaAAAAagcaaggtgtgtgtgtgtgtgtttgcgtctGTGTTACACCCCAAGGCCCTCTCTCGCCTCATTCATCATCCTCAGGATGAGAGGGGCTATCCACTGGTGCTTGTTCTATTATAACCTCCTCTAGGAAACTATAGCATGAAATTATTGCCTGCAATTAGATAACACATACTGGGCCAAAGTCAATGATTGATTTAGTGTGGATTTACAAAATTTGTTCAGGGGTTATTAGATGAGGTGTGGAGTCAAGAATACGTATACATATGCTATTTGTTTTTGACTATTATCAACATCAATGGATTGATTTACTTACCGTGCACttgtattttcaatttggactCAATAATGCGGTCGGTGGCTATTTTCCGTTTTGAAAGTTCACTGACAGCATCAAACCTCTGTGCCCAGAAATAAAACACACATTAGCACATAAAACAAACTAATCCGAATGTAGCTGGTGTAATAAAAGTTATACCTGGGGATTGTACTCCACAAAGTCGAGAGGAAAGCTTGGGTAGGCAATGTTTTCTTTCCACCACACTGCAATTGCAGGTTTCCTCTTGTTTGGTTTGGTTACTTAGCAACACGAGGTCCTTTCCAGCAAGATTGTCATTTACTGGCCCACAGAGGGGCAAGCACATTTCAGAAGCAAATGAATGCTCTCCTAATCTAAATTAAACAACTTGGATGTAAAGTATATTGTGCAAGCAAATTACTTGATGAAATGTTCATTACAATCTCCCATAGATCTGTACGCTGTTATAAATGAAATAATGGaaacaattgaaaatgtcaAGTGATCACATAAATGTAAATTGGTCTTTAACCGCCTGCCTAATATAACAGTAAGCAATTAAGTGTAACTTATTCTTTAATATAAATGTCACGTCAAGGAAAATTTAAttgtatacagtattttttttaaagcaatagaTATTCTCACGCCTGTCAATCACGCAACCCGCCCACCCATCTGTGCAGTCTGGCTTCCTTTTCGTTTGGAGTTCATCGCAGAAACTTGGATAAAAGAAATATGTCGCGACATGTTAACATTAACAAACTTTTGGAACAGGGAACTTCTAAAAATGCAGCGAGGACGTCCGCTTATGTCAAGTCATTAAAACCCACATTCGGGATGCGGGTGATGCTGCCGAAAGCGATGACGTCGAACAGGACGTCGCGTTGCACCAAAATTGCAGTTATTATTTGACATCTATTGCTCGCATTCTTTTCTATGCAAATCTGCAAATCATTAGGTCAGCCATGACGCGAGTTGACAACAAATTCCATGACAAAGGCACCACATCTCTATTCACGCCATTTGACGCATTCATGAGATGATTTTGCCACTTTCTTACGAATCACGTCAAAACGAAGTCTGACGGCACGACATGATATCGTAATGGTCGAAAATTGACGCAAAacacaaatcattttgaaaaaagattTCAAAGGTTGTAAATAGTTTTTcctaattataaataaatagtaaatagtactactactactacatagtactattactactaaatAGTACTACTACATAGTACAATTACTACTACATAGTACTACTACCACATAGTAATATTACTAATACACAGTACTACAACATAGTACCACTACTAATCAGTACTActacctactactactactaccacataGTACTATTACTAATACACAGTACTACTACATAGTACCACTATGAATCAGTACTActacctactactactactgcatagTACTAGTACTGAATAGTACTACCACTACATAGTACTAGTACTGAATGGTACTACTAccttctactactactgcctACCACTACAGAGTACTACTCCTAAATAGCACTACTACTACATGGTACAACTGCTAAACAGTACtaatactacgactactactactgatactattactgctactactactgctactactactgctactactacaatgagtactactacaacaactactgcTGTTACTACTTGCTTGTCTTAGACTTGGAGTATAACAAAAAAGTGGTAAATGTTTCAGCTCTGGTGATGACAtaagctttttgttttcttatatACCAGGAAATCCCCCATTGTTGAAAAGGCAACCCTCCTTAAATGGCAGGTATGTCACTGCTGATCTGTTTGCTCTttacattaactcattggctgccattgacatctccagacgtcaaatccatttggactgggagaagCCGAATGAGTTCTTTCTTAGTCCAAAATGGATCGTGTCATCTTTGATGAGCATTTAAAGCTATTCCTCcttgtttaaatgaattggacatccttATCCACACCAGTGAGAATAAGTTGATTTTAAGACCTCTCTGTGAGTGAGACCTTTTATCATcaaatgcaaaatatgtgtTATGTGCTTAATTGTTGGTTTAGTTACTCTTTTCATACCATCCGTCTGAGTGATAATATTATTCACAGCTGCctacttttttcatagttgaaTTTGCTTGATGAAATGTTTTCCAGttttttgtactttgtttttctttctgcagAAAGGGGAGATAAGCAACTTTGAGTACTTGATGCATTTAAATACTCTTGCTGGGAGGACATACAATGACCTCATGCAGTATCCAGTATTCCCTTGGGTCCTTGCTGACTACAAGTCAGAGGTAAAatacattgaattaaaaaacataTAACCGGCAGCCTACTTTTAAAGTAAACACAAACCTTCTGAAAAAATATCATGCCTTTGAACAGATGTCTATTTTCATATATAACCCAGTATTCAATGGGTGATTTCCCCCCATTTTCTCTACAGTTTAATATGCATTTAAGATTGCATGagtattttcatttaaactACACTTTTTCTAGACACTGGACCTTTCAGACCCAACAACATTCCGTGATCTTTCAAAGCCAATGGGTGCTCAGacagagaaaagaaaacagATGTTCATCCAGAGATATGAAGAAGTTGAGAGCAGTGAGATTGAAGGTGACTTTTTGGGATTCCATTTCCTATTCTTCTCACAATTGATTTGCGGTTTTATCTTCAATGTTCTCTGTGtttctatgattttttttaggagggTTGTCAGCACAATGCCACTACTGTACCCACTACTCGTCAGCCATCATTGTGGCCTCTTTCCTTGTTCGCATGGAGCCTTTCTCTCAAActtttcagacattgcaggtaaCATACAACACAAATTCTGAGCACCAGTATTAACTGTAATTAATGCAGTCAATCCCATAGTGAAAATTGTAGCGTTATGTAACTTTCATCATTGATTCAATGAGTTGTTCATCattcatttaaatcatttaCCTCAATTTATAATCCTATAAAAAAGGGTCTGGAACTAAAATGAGCTGAAACACAGCAAGGTGAAAAGATTTCTCAAGATATGGACAGGGTCATTATTAATAATTAGAATGATTAAAATTCAAATAAGGTAACTGTAATGAATacatatttgaaatgaaatttatttttaaactgatttGTCGGTATAACCCGACTTGGGCACAAAAAAAATTTACGGCTCAAACACATGCAAGCGActttgtggaggaaaaaaaaacagacagaaggaaaaacaaacacattttgaggAATGAATTAGGTTAGGACGTTCCAATGgcatctattgttttttttttttggtttggaaaTAGATCATTGTGTGATTTCAATATATATGCAAATAATTGCAGGAGCCATCTAAAAACAGCCCATACAGATAGCCATCGTATTCACAAATTTCCTATATAGCGTCCAATTGATGATAATGAAAAGGCATGCATATTTGATAGTCAGAATAAAGCAATAAAGATGTTAGTCTGGTGAATtactctgcttttttttgtctactgAGGCGAACAACAGTCGTGTTGTAATATACATAACTGAATTTAGCTGTGTAACCAGGTTTATCAATATTTAagctattttcattcatttcaatgattGTTTTATTCTAAATTACATTCCCTCTCATGAGATTTTCATCCCAGATTATAGGAATTTATGGAAGGATGAAACGCTTCCTTTATATTCGGTGTGGTTCACTTCTCTGAATAGTGTAGTTTTATAACATCGTAtctgtttttctcctttttcatcTTTGCTTCTCATAGGGAGGATTTGATATCCCGGAACGGATGTTTTATAGTGTAAACAAGGAATGGGAGTCAGCCTCCCGAGATAACATGAGTGATGTCAGAGAGCTGATTCCGGAGTTTTTCTACCTACCAGACTTCCTGCTCAATTCTAACCACATGCAGCTGGGTCAGGTTCTAAAATTGGATCCTCTTGATTTATGAAAAGATACTACACAAATGCTTTGTGATGGACTAGTGACCAATGAATTTAATTACCACTCTAGTCGGTCATATCACTTTGAAGTATATAACATGTTTACTTTACAAAGGGAGTAATTGCCGCATGTGATTTGGATTTTGATAAGGATTCACAAATTGCCTAAAATACCAGAAATGCGCCATTATTGCTAACATGCTGGTTTTCTCTTGACCTCGTCGTCAGGCTGCATGGAGGACGGAAATGCTCTGGGAGACGTAGAGTTGCCGGCGTGGGCCAAAGATGACCCTCAGGAATTCATTAGAATGCAGCGTGAGGTCAGTGACCTCATTCCCTCACTTTTGGACACTGTTGTTTAATTAACTTATGAGaaactgttaggttcatcaataattatattttaatataattataaaacaatacagggggacatctgattcaattatatatatttaattaaattggcatCTCTGGTGATCATTTGCAAGGGAGAATACATTCCGACCTCATCCTCGTCACGAATAATTCTACCGTGCGGTAATTTCTCCTGcccctttaaggccataaatcaaaacaattacaaggttattgattaatccaactgtgTAAGCAAAAGCAACATCTGCAACAATCgtagcatatcaggtattcaataataacaattaaggggaactctaaacaaactccattggaatAACTAGCGCGAACAGACAACCTAATGTTCTAATACAATATTAACCCAGTGCAgttattcctttttaaaatttacacacacacacacacacacacacacacacacacacacaagctttATTATTCCTTTATATTTGTACTGTCTCTTATGATGGTCACTTTTCAATGAAAAGTGCTACACTAAAATTCTATGAAGCAAATTGGTAGGTCTGTTTCTCCTACAATAGTTAACGTCAGCCTCCCTTTGCACTTTCTCATTGTTTTGCTCTACTTCCCACTTTTATCCATCTATCTCGAGGGCATCTGATCTGTTATCATGGCACAATCTACTGAACTATACTCATAAAATTAGTAAGTtttagagatgttttttttcttctgtacaCAAATTGAATCGGGACAATATACTCTcattatgagtttttttttttaggggtatgtgtgtgtgtgtttattccAAGGTGGGATTATTAAGAATATTTGCCAGCAGGCTGCAGGCCATTgtgtcctctttttttcttattaactcTCAAAACCATACACTGACTAATTGGGCACAAATCTTTCTTTAATTCAAAAACCGTGATAACTTTGCAGCAACTGACTTCTTATGATTGCTTGTGCATTCGAAAACCAGTGGCTCTAAAATCGTATATTATAAGTTTGACTGATGACTTTATCCTCGCTCTTATAATGAAGCCCTGTTTGCCACAGTATTGTTTTGCATCGgtagcttttgtttttttgtaccaGGCCTTAGAAAGCGACTACGTGAATTCGCACCTCCACTTGTGGATTGACCTGATCTTTGGGTATCGGCAACAAGGCCCGGCCGCTGTGGAAAGCATCAACACATTCCATCCCTTCTTTTATGCTCAAAGAGGCCATCGAGATGTTAAGGATCCACTCATTAAGAGTACTATCATGGGATATATCAGCAATTTTGGCCAGATTCccaaacaggtaaaaaaaaaaaaaagaagggataCACATTTCTTTACCTTGTAACATAAACCTTGTGTC
The nucleotide sequence above comes from Stigmatopora nigra isolate UIUO_SnigA chromosome 12, RoL_Snig_1.1, whole genome shotgun sequence. Encoded proteins:
- the lrrc18a gene encoding leucine-rich repeat-containing protein 18, which encodes MTKKKGNTGTKVSLQEAKKAIRMKPNGLRRLTLSNMGITIFPQCIFKLTNMDELDLSRNQIDKIPDNIGKLPSLRWLDLHSNNLESVPESIGKLAGLTYLNLSNNRLTSSGLPTSLASLTNLTTLNLGLNKLESLLPTMVPGESLQELGLFDNLFTSLPDFVIDLCDLARVNVKRNPLQLIDMEDEDGVYLIHKERLCRTCRKMCKDPGGGQLKECVIETFERKRSYSGLITPNSVAAANQDMWRLKKIECYQSFESSI